The DNA region AATACAATGAGATGAACATGTAATTGGCAGTCCCGTGATTGTAGCACGCAACAAATTAGTGTTTTTCGCTTCTCGAAACAACGTATCAAGAACACTAACTAGTTGAAACTTGTTGGAAGTTCTGCTCTGGTGGAAGTATTCAGCAGAGTTTTTCCTTTGGGCATCACATTGACAGTCAGGTTTTGATTGCACACTTTGCTCAAACTAGTTACACCAGCAGCGGCACATAAGTTAAAGGCTAAATATAGCCTCCAACTTGTTTTGTCTTGAGTGTTGTTCATTTCATTATTGAACAATtcttaaaatatatgtattttgttCTCCACACAGCTCTAAAGTTCACAGATAAACATGAATGGGTGCGGGTAGAGGGAAGCATTGGCACTGTTGGCATCAGTAATTATGCCCAGGTAGGTTATAGGAGATATGTCattgtatttattgatttattgcaCTGTTCAGAGGGGCCCTCTTGAGTATGCCTATCTAATTTTAGATATGCACTCAAGTAGTTGAACTTTTGTACAAGCCTTTGTTCTCAGCTTTACTGTACCAGCAAGAATAATGTTTTATGACTGTTTGGGTCAGTTGATAACATGTACAACTCAGCTAAAAGTATTCAGTAGTAATTGACCACAATATCATTGCATATAACTTAATATCACTCATTACATTCTTATATTTAGAAACAACCCTTTTAAATGCATATTATTGCAGGAAGCACTGGGAGACGTGGTGTACTGTGGGCTCCCAGAAGTTGGCCAAAAACTTGAACAAATGGGTACGTACAAGTGTAGACCTTTGTTCCTGGGAAACATaattaacattttcatttgtgttttagaGGAATTTGGTGCCTTGGAAAGTGTAAAGGCTGCCAGTGAATTATACTCACCCCTCACAGGTGAAGTTTCTGAAATCAACACAGAACTGGCAGAAAACCCAGGACTTGTAAACAAAGACTGTTATGGAGAAGGTAGTTCCATCAGCatttatgagtttaaaagcaaTGAGGAACTTATGttcattttacaattttgttttaattaaaatgtgttcttttcaTAGGATGGCTAATCAAGATGAGCATTGAAAAGCCTGAAGAACTTGATGGTCTCATGGATCAATCCGCCTACGATAAATTTGTTAAGTCACTTGAGGATTAAGACTGTTGTTGAAAACCTGTAATTGTCATAATCGTGGCAATCACCAAGcaatataaacatgtttactAACCCAGCTTCTAAACATCtctgaagtatttattttgatacagaAACTATTGAAGTAGGCTAAATCATTTCTGTATCTCTCAATAGTAATATTTTCAGTGGAAATAATAGTCATAGGcctattgttttatgttgtacaTGGGGAAAGCGTTTCATGTAGACCTAATAAACTTTTATATAAAGTATTTTTCCTAAATAttctttaatttttaatttattattattttttatcagcaTACGCATGTCTCTTGCATGCATGACTAACCCTTCAGTGCATTGTACTAGCACTGCACCACCTTGACCTTTGCCCTCCGTGGAAGATTGGCTGAGATAGGATAAATGATTAATGAAGTATATCCACAGTACATGAACCACTATATTTAGTGTCTAtaaaaatctgatgttatgaACTTAAAATAGACCTTGCTAATtataaaataatactaataaaaatataaaattaggAGATATCCATATCATCAAAAATTAAACTTCCTGTAAATTATGGATGATAGACATAAttttcatcataaaataaataattgcttTTAAACCACAATGATTAATGCATTAGACATCAATAAATGCATCTAAACCTTTTAAATATTGTGAAGGAGCCTACACAACTGAATTGTTTTTAGTGCCTCTGTAGGTgctactttaaaggtgcactggatacaactgtgtaacttttggggATCCGCCAGCTGCTTGTCTTGCATGTCTGGGAGTTATtgctgattttatttgttttatgaaaaaaataacctTAGTTTGAGTGGGCGGGGTCTCCACTAATTTGACCTGGAACTGTGCCTGGTGGTGTCACGTGCCGGGTGGTGTCACGTGCttagtggtgtcacctgcttgtcgtcATGGCTGCAATTAGGCTAGATAAGTTTCATGCTATAGGCCTGCTGTGAATCATCCCAGGGAAAGCAGTACTAAACTATGTGGACAAAcgccctcaccagaaaagttacttagtgcacttTATTTGGGCCAGGgtataaataaaagcattttgacAAAATCTATCGGTGGTTAATTTGACACTCGCCTTTCTAAACGCGTGATAATTTTTAGAAAGTTAAATCATATAATGAGTAAAAAAAGAATACGTTCCAAAATCCGTTGTAAAGCCGAGCCCGGCAGTGAATGCGCGAGACAGGTTCAGTGATTGGCTGGCTGATCCATAACCCACGAGCCACGACAACGTCACTTCCTTTTTCCTTCGGCCATTTTCCTCCCTTGTAGGTACTTTGCCGTTTTCTCCAACGATTTTGTACAATCTTTAACAATCCTCCACAATTAAGCGGTGCAATAGGGCATCGCATACATTGTACAATTGCGGGTTTTGTTGGTCGTCTGAAATAGTATTTCTTTTTACACATAATACTTTCATTTAGCTGTGGTAGAGATAGGTGTTCTACCAGTAACCATCTCATTTTGTGGTTAGCATGTATTGCCGTTTTTAGTGATTTGGGGGTTTAACGAAGATGTGTTTTCACTATCAGCCCAAAGCCTGATGTGCCGACAATTATTTTATAAGGGCTGTTAAGTTCTGCTCTGTCTAAACTCACATTGGAGCTTGTGTTAGCTTATTAGCATTACGGAGCATCGAGTGATGTGTGCCGGCATGTCAGCCGCCAGCTCATGTCAGTGTCCTATGGTTTGTTGCAGGGAAATAGGCAGTCATGGCCCCCAGCCGGAATGGAATGATCCTGAATCCCCACTTCCACAAAGACTGGCAAAAAAGAGTGCGCACATGGTTCAACCAGCCAGCTAGAAAGATCCGCAGGTAAGCACTAGAAGAGACGCATGGGGCAGCAGAATGCTAATAACATTAGCCACCACAATGTtgtaattgttgttttaatacagCTACATGGTTTGATGGAAGGCCACAGCTGGATATAAGACTTGATATATAGCTGGATATAGGACTTGCTTTTATATGATTTAAGCTCGTTACGGGCTACATTTTGGATAATGGGAGTCTTTGGGGAATAATGACCTTCCTTATTGGTGTATCTCCAGTGAATTGAGTTCTGCAATCTTGCATAtcatcattttttgttttttcaattagGCGAAAGGCCCGTCAGGCTAAGGCTCGGCGTATTGCCCCCCGTCCTGTTGCTGGACCTCTGAGGCCTCAGGTTAGATGTCCTACAGTCAGATATCACACCAAGGTTCGCGCTGGACGTGGGTTCACTCTCGAGGAGCTCAaggtaaactttttttttttttttttggaagagCTGCCATGATAAACTGAATGTTTAAACCTAGAACTATCAATGGTTCTAATGCTCTGTATTCTGGTTTGAGGTATAAGACTCATCACTTTTCTCTTGTTGCCTTTTTTGTAGTGGAAATTATTTAAACTGTATAGTTAACTTATTGGTTCTTTGAATTCTTTTTCTGAGTCTAATACCAATGAAGGGACAGATCTCCTGGTTGGAGGCATCAAATATTCATTATGTCTGTTGCAGTCAGATGATGACAAATCTCCGgaatctctgtatttttttgatgaaaactTTGAACCCTTTTTCTGATGACTGCTTTATGTACTGCTTATGCCGTGTTGTGCTAAATAAGCAATGATCAACATACTTCAAATTAAATGTGCATCTACTTTATTTTCTAAAGGCGGCTGGCATCCACAAAAAGACTGCCCGCACCATTGGCATTGCTGTTGACCCTCGCCGCCGTAACAGATCCACAGAATCTCTTCAGGCCAATGTGCAGCGTCTGAAGGAGTACCGCTCCAAGCTCATCTTGTTCCCCAGGAAGGCTACTGCTCCTAAGAAGGGAGACAGCACTGTGAGTACACTATGGCAAAGCGCATTTTCAAAGCCTGGACATTAGAAGTTGATGCCATTATGCCAACAGGTTGTTGCctagtcatattttttacagcaGTCTCTTGTTTGGGATAGATGCTACTCACCCTACCCAAAATGTGCTACTGTGACTCTTGTTTAACATGGAATGTGAGAAACGCTGTTAATCTCACCAAATgagatgtatatatattttttttgcacagGAGGAGGAACTTAAAATGGCCACTCAACTTTCTGGTCCAGTTATGCCCattaaaatggtaaattaaAGCGCTATCCAAATTGCTCTTGAcacattttgtttcatgtagtTAAACAATGGCTCTTTTTCCTCAGATGCACAAGAAAGAGAAGGCCCGCATTATCTCGGAAGATGAGAAGAACTTCAAGGCTTTTGCCAGCCTGCGTATGGCTCGTGCCAATGCACGTCTATTTGGTATTCGTGCAAAGAGAGCAAAGGAAGCTGCAGAGCAGGATGTGGAGAAAAAGAAGTGAAAATGATCATAAAACTTTGCAaaataaattgttaaaatatcttatGGAGAATTTGTGACTTACTTTTAAGGCTTTAGGgcaaatgcattaaaatatgCACGTTTTAAACCTGCACGTTTTACCTCCAGTAGATGGCGCCAGAGCTGCAAAGTAGGTTTGCTAATGTTGAGCGTTTCAAGGGTGGCTTAACCCCCTCAGTCTTATAAATTGTAGTCTTAATCTAGGCAGGTTGTTAACCTTCACTGTCTTTGCCAGGTTAATGATCTTAAATCGATGAAGCAGGTGCCAAGTAGCGTAGCTTTGCATTCAAATTGTTATTAACAAATTTTGGTTCaaacaaaatctgaaaaatgtatttgaagctTCTAGATTTGAAGCCAGGATGGAGGTTCTAATGCCTTGCACAGTCTAATTCATTCTAATTGTATTCAGTTAGATGCTTGTATTCAAGGAACTTAAACTTGTTTTTGCCCTTGTCTTTGCATCTGTTTTGTCCCTTGTGTTCAGACAGtccaaatgcaaataaataattcaGTTAATGAAGGTGAATGGCCAGTCAAGTCGTTTTGGTTAGAGAATGACTTGCACTTTATGGCTTGAACTCTAATGGATGGTCCCATTCATTCTTGACATGCGCTGTCAAGACATTTACTGATTAAAGTGATATTAGGATATTCTATTGAATATTATAGTCTTAAAGGAGTGGTCGTAGCCTTGGACTACATTACGTTAAAAACAGGCTTGAGTTTTTGTTTAGATCTTCACCTCATCTTAAATTTGCTAAGGTAAAGTATGTAAAGGCAAGTTTAATATTTCAGAGTCCTTTTGAAACGGCCCAGTAATCAATTATTAGAATAGACAATGCATGAGTaatagtttatatatttttttaaatgtcatgacTAAATGTTTAAGAACTTAGGTTTCACCAGATGttacattaataaaaaatgtgctTTGTAAACTTAGCTTAGATTCAGCAACTTGTGGTATCTTATATAAATTGTGGATTTTTtgtcaaccaaaaaaaaaaaaaatgctactgAGACATATTTAAAACTGACTTGATATTTATAAATGATACATGTGTGAAGTGTAAGTGCAAAGTGACTGTACAGgaaattaatatgttttatctAAACTAGTGCCACAGAGGTGAGAGGCAGTGGGAGATTTGGAGTGGCTAATCCATGTGTAAAGATGAGTGTCCTGTGGGGTGCTGCTCTGACACAGCAGCAGATGGCAGTTGTTTGGAGCTGTGGCGTAACTGGGCTCAGGTGTGTGCCCCAAAGCAGGCGGTTTTTACTTGGAGCACCCATGGACAAACAGGCAGTGAGGGTGAACATGCACAGGACCGTGGCGGTTAGGGTAATGCAGAGTCTGAGATGCTGCAGGCATAGATGTCTCATTACTGAGGCTTCTGCAGTGGTGGTAAACCAGTTTGTGTCGAAAGGTTTGATAATCTGATGATCATCAAAGCAGATAATTAATAGACCCAAAAAAGCTTCACATCGTACCACTGAGAAGCCTGTAAACCATTTCTCTGTTCAAACATCTtcaaaaatcaaacacaaatgtacaggtgtaaagcagaaataaaaaaaaaagttcctgACTCTGAAGGACACTTGTTATTTCAAAGCCTTTATCACTTGTGGAGATGTGGAGGTACTGAAATAAGCAGCTCTGGCCCTGGTTTACCTGTAACATTGTACCAATactgataataaataaaacccCTCCTGTTGTATGGTTTGATGAAACTTGAGAACTGTTTTGTTGCTCAataaatgttatgtaatgtcTAGAAATACATTCATGAAAACAATACATTAGTGGGTGGACTGTAAGAGGTTGAAGAGAAAACGATGCATTATGCAACCAGTCAGTTCTTTAAGTAATAGGTTATTTAACACATACAGATGATCCAACAGCTGGATCATGTCTGTGTGCAGTGTATGCGTACCCTTTCCAGGTCTACTAACGCATGTAATGAAACTGCCCAGGGCACTTCTGGTACAAACAAACCCACGCAATGTCTATACACACCTGTGTGGTCCCTTAGGACTTCAAATACGTCTGCGTGATAGTCTCATTTGTAACTGAGATAGCCTTTTGTGCGTTTACTGcacagtaatagta from Periophthalmus magnuspinnatus isolate fPerMag1 chromosome 3, fPerMag1.2.pri, whole genome shotgun sequence includes:
- the gcshb gene encoding glycine cleavage system protein H (aminomethyl carrier), b, with product MAMRAVLRSLSVKLSPRLVQPLQTGQFSAARLLLRSDASRALSSSSTLSTALKFTDKHEWVRVEGSIGTVGISNYAQEALGDVVYCGLPEVGQKLEQMEEFGALESVKAASELYSPLTGEVSEINTELAENPGLVNKDCYGEGWLIKMSIEKPEELDGLMDQSAYDKFVKSLED
- the rpl13 gene encoding 60S ribosomal protein L13; its protein translation is MAPSRNGMILNPHFHKDWQKRVRTWFNQPARKIRRRKARQAKARRIAPRPVAGPLRPQVRCPTVRYHTKVRAGRGFTLEELKAAGIHKKTARTIGIAVDPRRRNRSTESLQANVQRLKEYRSKLILFPRKATAPKKGDSTEEELKMATQLSGPVMPIKMMHKKEKARIISEDEKNFKAFASLRMARANARLFGIRAKRAKEAAEQDVEKKK